GCGTGCACCCCTCCCCCGCGCGGCCGGTTGCGATATACCAAAGGGAATGGCTACGCCCCGACCAACCCGGTCGCCGCTTGCAGCGGCGTGACGTGATCATCCAGGTTACCGACGACAACGAGTGGATCTTTCCCGCCCGCGGTCGTGGACCCCGACGCCATCGCCATTCCCCATACCCGCCGCGCGGTCGCCCATCTCATGCCCACCCGAATCGACCTGGATCATCCCGGTGCAGGACACCGAGAAAATTCTCACCGACCTCGGACACCCCAACACACGGCTGGGAACCGACCACCAAATCGTCTCCCCCAGCCTGCGTGCCGCACTGCTCAGACTCGGGAATCTGTGACACGGCGTCTCACTCGCAGTCAGACCAAACCCCAGGCGGGCCGGCACCGGCAACACCGTCCCGCCCCCAAGGCTGTCGATCCTGCCTTCCGCCGATCAGACCCGGAACCAGCACGACGCCAACGACATTCATCCAGGATTCCGGGGCGTTGACCACGACGGCACGACACGTGGCCAACCGCTCGCCGGGAGCCTGCACGACTGCCTCCAACACCGCACCCACTACCTGGCGGCGAATTGCGTGGCCGCGGTATGTGACGAATCTTCCTCCAGCTTGATATCACAGCCAACCTCGATGTCTTTCCGGAGCGTCAGTGCACGTCGTGATCACCCGCATCTGTGCGCCTCGGTCTCCAGACCGATGTCTTGTCACACACCGCAGTAGTGCTGCTGTTGGGCACGGCCGGGACTATCGGACTGACCGCGGGCCTGTCGAACGCTGCCGATCCGTGGCGCAGACCCCCGACCAGGCATGATCGGCAACTTCCTGCCCGACCTTGCTATGACGCTCGCCCTCGGTGGGGCCTGCTTGGTCGGCCGGCCTATTCCCGGGGCGCACCCGTTGGTATTTTCACCTCCTCACCTGAGGCGTGAAGGCCGCCATGCGCGGGTACGCCCCATTGGACCGTCGGCCCGATAATCGGGCGACGAGTGACGCCATACCGCGGGAGATGATGGCACGGTGCCCGAACCCGACTCGATCACTAGTCAGGCCGGGCTGGGTGTCCACCGCGCGCGGGATGGACGGGAAACCCTGTCGGTGGCGGAGGGCATCCTGATCGCCCTCCTCCGTTGCAGCCAAACCGACGCATTCGACGAACTGCTCCGAGTCGCGAACCGTCACCACCTCAGCGTGCTGACCGTCGCCCACGCTCTGGTGGACCTCGCCATCGACGCCCACCCACCACTGGGATCCCCCGAACGACACCCGAACGCACCCGGCGCGTTGGCCGAGTGGGAGTCACGTCTCGCACATTGGCCGGAATCCTCTCGGTAACCGCGTCCGGCACCTCCATCAGCCGGTGCTGCTTGGCAGAGCCCCAAGGGCAGCGGCAGGATTGAACCATGTCCATGAACGAGCCGTTCCTGCCGATCACACACGTAAGTGGCGACGAGATCGGCGCCGCAGACCCGGGATTGGGCGCCCCCGGCACCCCCGCACCGCCTACCGACGACGACACCGAGGAGAAGGAGCACGAATTCGAGGTCCGCATGGAGCAGGCCCGCGGCGCGAAGCAGATCTTCCGCCCCCCCGAACCCTCACCCGACCGGCCCACCTCCGACTGACACTCGCGATGCACGGGACACCTGGCCGTCCTGCCGCGTCCACATCCCGGCATTGCGAAATCGTCACGATCCCGCCAGGTCCGGCGCCTATGCTGGCCCGCACACCCTCGCTCTCGTCAGGGAAGGCTCTGGGATGTTCGTCCTGCTCCGGCACGCCCATGCGATAGGAAAGCAGAGCTGGCACGGGCCCGACGCCCACCGTCCCCTCAGTGCCCTGGGCCAGGAACAAGCTGCCGGGCTCGTCGAGACTCTCACCGGGGTCGAGCTGCGCGTCCTGTACTGCAGCCCGACCACCCGCTGCCTCGACACCCTCGCCCCGTTGGCCGCCGCCCACGGCCTTGTCATCCACGAGCACCCGCTGCTCACCCCGGACGCCGCCGCCGACGATCTGTTCGCCGCCCTCGACACCGTCGACCTGGACGGCACCCTGTGGTGCACCCACGGCGAAACCCTCACCGCGCTCGCCGCATGCACCCGCACCGACGGGACCCGCGCATTCCCCATCGGTGACACCGCAAAGGGTGGGGCCTGGCTGCTCAATGCCCACAACCCGCCGCGCTACATCGACCCCGATCCGCCGCAGTAGCCTGCTTCGGCGGTGGAGATCGCCGCTACGAAAGTGCGACGAGCGACTTCGTGTCGACGACCCGGGAGATCCAGCAACCGCTCAACCCGGGGACGCCGTGTCAGGCGGTGGGGGCAATCGGGTGGGGGTGCTGATGTGCAACCTCGCCACCCACCTCCCCGACCCCGGGCACCGCCTCGCGACCGTCCGCGACTGCATGCGCGAGGGCAAGGCCGCGCTGCGCGAGATGAGCCCGGCCCAGGTACTTGCGATGAGCGCGCTCGGCGCCGCCCCGCTCGGCATGGAGATGCTCCTCGGCCGGCGCGGACCGCTCCGGCCCCCGTTCAACGTGGTGATCTCCAACGTCGCCGGCCCCCGAACCCCCTTGTACTGGAACGGGGCCCGACTCGACGCCCTGTACCCGCTGTCGATCCCCACCACCGGGCAGGCCCTCAACATCACCTGCACCAGCAACGACGACCAGATCGTCTTCGGGCTCACCGGCTGCCGCCGCACCCTGCCCGACCTGAACCCGCTGCTCGGCCACCTCGACACCGAACTCGACGCCCTCGAACGCGCCGTCGGCCTGTAACACCACACCACCTCGTTCCCAGGAGAATCCCCACCCATGAGCACACCCACCTCCGCGGCACCGAAACCGACGACCACCACACCACGCACCGAGCCGATCAGCACCGCCGAAATCAAGGCCCGCATCGCGGCAATGCCCCCAGACGACCCACACCGGCCCCGCCCCACCCCGAACTGAACACCAGCCGCCGAACGACGACCACCCACACCACCAGCACCGCGGCGCCGACGACCACGCACACCAGCACCGCCTTCAGGACCTGCTTCATCGCTCACTCACCTCGTCACCCACCTTCATTGCACCACTCCCGCCCTCCGTCCGGCCCGAATCCCGGTTGGGCGACAGCGAGAAGGCGAGAACGGGGCGCCGTCGTAGGTCACCGGCGGGGCGTCGGCGCCCCCAACGCAGGCCGCACCTCGCGTGCACGCAATGCGCCGTGCGCTCGATCGCACGCGATTGCGAGGGGTGCGTGCACCCGACCCAGCACCGGTGTGACCAGCGACGGAAACACCCGACCGTTCCTGCCTGCCGGCACGGTCGCCGGTACCACTCGAACCACCGACCACATCCGTGATGCGATTCGGTCCACTGCGCCGGCGGTAGGCGGGCCCCGCCGGCACGGAATGGAGGACCGAGATGACCGAAGTCGACTACATCGACGTGGTCGGGGCGCAGTCCGTGCTCGAGGTGGCCGAAGTGGTCGCCGCGGTGCTCGGGGCCCGGATGGAGATGGGCGGCGAACCCGGCCGCATCGTGGTCACCGGAACGCCCGATCCCGATCTTCGGGTGGTCATCGGGCTGGCGATCAACGACCGCGGGCTGCCCGAAAGGTGGACCAGGCGAATCACCATCACCCACGATGGCGACGAACGCCGCCGCTGGGCGCAGCATCTACACCGTGCCGTCACCGAACGCCGCGACTGGACACTCACCGTGATCCCCGGCGGCCCACCGAACCCACACTCCCCACCCTCGTCGAACATCCCGGGGAGATGACCCGCTCCGCGGAAAGACACACGCCAGAATCCAGACACTGCCCCTCGTGCACTGCCCCTCGTGCGCGCCGGGGAGCAAGGCGCCGGGTACTGGACGGCCCCCTGACCGGTCCTCGGCGCCGTCGACCCGGACACCGGCACGCGCCACCACCGCCCGCGGACAAACACCTCATTCTTTGGCCGTTTCGCCGTGTGTCCAGCTCTTGACGCTGGCCTATGATGCCCTTTGCTCACCGGGTCCGACTCCGGTTCGGCGAGTGGGGAGCGTTTGATTCGGCGCCGCGGATTGGTATTGCTGCTCAACTATCCACGCCGCGATCTGACTTCGGGAGTTGAAGCCAAGCTTGGTAAGAATATGTTCGACGTGGCCTTGAGCGGTACGTTGCGAGATCACCAGTTCGGAGGCGATTGCCCTGTTGGTCATCCCTTTCGAAACCAGGTACGCGACCTGCCTTTCTCGTCGTGTCAGCGTCGTGTCAGAACATGCGAGGCCCTGGTTGGTCGTTTGAGTCTCGCCGAGAGCGAAGGCAACAGCGTCGGCGAAGCACGTATCCGATCCATTGGAATACGCTGCCTCGAAAGCTCGATCGCCGAGTGCACGTCTTGCCTGCTGCTCGCAGCGCGCGTGGTCTGGGAGAAGCTGTGGGGAGACGATGCATGCTCCGCCGACCACACGCGCCGCTCCAAGGAGGACCGCCGCTCGGCGAGCGTCTCGCTTCCGCCCAGAGATCCACGCTGAAATCTCCAGGCACCCAGCGACACCCAGACGGTCGTTAACCTGAGAGGCGGACCGCAAGCAGTCTTTGACCATGCTGTCTGCTCGTGCGAGGTCGCCGTGTTGAAAGGTTGTCAGGGCTGCGATCCATAGGATCCACCCACGGTAGGTCTCTGTTCCACGAGTGTCGCCTATTTCCGAAATGCCGCGTAGGCACAGTTGCACACGTGCTATGTCACCCGACAGTCCGCTCGCGAGCGCAAGTCCGAGCCACGCCCAAACTTGCTTTAAGGGTGCTTCATGGTTTCGGCTGACCGATACGGCTTTGTCGAAGAACATTTGGGCCTGGGAGAAATGGCCTCGCAGGATGGCGTGACATCCTGCGGCATAGAAGTCGAGCAGCCCCACGTGCTCATCAGCTGCGTGTGCGCTGCGCTTCATCCCATCGTCGATGAGTGCTCTCGCTGCCAACAGATCACCTTGCAGAGCGGCGAGGACACCTGCAGCATAGAGTCCTTCGATCCGGTCAGCGCTTGGATGGCCATGTGCTCCGTCCAACATCCTGGTGAACCATTGTCGTCCCTCCCCCAGCATGCCCTGAGCACACCAGAACGGGTATAACGCAACGGCAATTCGCAAACCTGTGTCCCGTTCGGCGCCGTCTTGTCCGGTGCCACAGTGTTCGAGTGCGGCTCGTAGGTTCGGCTGTTCCGCCTCCAACCGGGCGATCCAGTCGACTTGGTGACGACTGATCCACTCACTGTTCGCTTGATTTACCAGTCGGGCATACCAATCGCGGTGCAGCCGGCGCAGCGATTGATATTCGGTGTCGTCCTGCAGCTGTTCTCTTCCGTAGTCGCGCAGGGTTCCAAGTAGGCGGTACCGCGCTGTGGCACCGTGGTCCTCTCTGCTGAGGATTGACTTGTCGATTAGCGAGGCGATGAGGTCGAGGACCTCGTCCGCGGCAAGGTTGCCGGCGCAAATCCCCTCGGCTGCGTCAAGGTCGAAGCTTTCCTCGAAGACCGACAGTCTTGCCCAGAGCGCCCGTTCCTCAGCGGAACATAGGTCGCGAGTCCAATCGATAGACCGCCGCAATGTCTGTTGGCGTGCGGGCGCACCCGTCGTACCTACCGACAGCAGGCTGTAGGGGTCGGGCAGCTTCTGCAGGATCTGTTCGACAGACATTGCCCTCAGCCGAATCGCGGCCAGTTCGATCGCTAGTGGGATCCCGTCGAGTCGACGGCAAATGAGGAATGCTCAGAACCTGTGGATCCCGGGAGGGCGTACCTTCCCGGAAGATGATCTACGAAGTTCACAGGAATCTGATCAAGACCAGCGCGCCAACGCTGGCGGGAAGGTACGCCCGTGCTCACGGTAGTACACGACGACGACCGCTCCAACGACGACGTCGGGCGGTCGATGCTCGACGAGATCGTCCGCGATGGTGCGCGGCAGATGCTGGCGGCCGCGCTGCAGGCGGAGGTGGCCGCCTATATCGAGCAGTTCGCTGATCAGGTCGACGAGAACGGTCGCCGCCTGGTGGTCCGCAACGGCTACCATCACGAACGCGATGTGCTGACCGCCGCGGGCGCGGTCACCGTGAAGGTTCCCAGAGTGAACGATAAGCGCGTCGACCCGGACACCGGCGAGCGACAGCGGTTTTCGTCCGCGATCCTGCCGGCCTGGGTACGTAAGTCCCCGCAGATGAACGAGGTGCTGCCGCTGCTGTACCTGCACGGGCTCTCCACCAGCGACTTCGGGCCGGCGCTCGAGCAGTTCCTCGGATCCGGTGCCGGACTGTCGGCGGCCTCGATCACCCGGTTGACATCCCAGTGGCAGGACGAGGCCAAGGCCTTCCAGGATCGGGACCTCTCGGGCACCGACTTCGTCTATCTGTGGGTCGACGGCATCCACCTCAAGGTGAGGCTTGAGCAGGAAAAACTGTGCCTGCTGGTGATGATCGGTGTCCGTGCGGACGGACGCAAGGAGCTCGTCGCCCTCACCGACGGGTACCGCGAGTCCACCGAGTCGTGGGCTGACCTGTTGCGCAGCTGCCGACGCCGCGGCATGACCGCCCCAGTTCTGGCGGTCGGTGACGGCGCGCTGGGGTTCTGGCGGGCGTTGCGGGAGGTGTTCCCGGAAACCCGGGAGCAGCGATGCTGGTTCCATAAGCAGGCCAACGTTCTTGCTGCGCTGCCGAAGTCGGCGCATCCGGGTGCGCTCGCGGCGATGAAGGAAATTTACAACGCCGAGGACATCGACAAAGCGCAAGTGGCGATCAAGGCCTTCGAACTCGACTACGGCGCGAAGTATCCGAAGGCGGTGAAGAAGATCACCGACGACATGGATGTGCTGCTCGAGTTCTACAAGTATCCGGCTGAGCACTGGGTGCATCTACGCACGACAAATCCCATCGAATCCACTTTCGCCACAGTGCGACTCCGGACCAAGGTCACCAAGGGTCCCGGGTCCCGTGCGGCGGGACTTGCCATGGCCTACAAGCTGATCGACGCCGCCCAGGCTCGCTGGCGGGCGGTCAACGCACCACATCTGGTCGCGCTCGTTCGTGCCGGCGCGGTGTTCCACACGGGCAAGCTACTTGAGCGACCCACCGCCATCAGCCCCAACGCCGGGGCGGTCGAGCCCGCAAGCACCGGAGCGGAGGTTGCCTGAAACTCCCTCATCCACAGGTATTGACAATATCTCACGGCAAATCGCGGATACTGCAACGTGATTGGCATCAGTGAGGCCGAACTCGGGGACAATAGTTGCTGCCCGTTCCGTGAATAGGGTGATCGCCTCGCACCGTGAGGTGCTGTGCACCGGGTGCTGCAGATCTTCGCTCGGCACTGTCATGGGCGGGACGCGGAATACCGCCTCCCCACCGATTCCGAGAGCTTGCCTGGTGGTGGTCAGTATCCGTAGTCCTGGGCAACTTCGCAGCAGGAACGCGCACAAGGCGGCTGTCGATGCGATGAATTGATCGCAGCAGTCGAGGATGAGCAGCGCGGTCTTGGGCGCGAGATGCTCCGCGAGTTTCGGGGCGGTGTGCTCGTTGTATTCGGCAGGCTTGCCGACGATGTCGGAGACTGCGGCGACGAGCGACGAGCCGTCGGGAATTTCACTGAGGTCAACCAACCAGACACCGTCGTCGAAGGTGCGTAACACCTCCGATGCGACGCGACACGCTAGCCGGGTTTTCCCTATTCCACCAGCCCCGGTGATGGTTACCAGTCGCGTCACTGATAGCAGTCGTTTTGTCTCCGCCAGTTCGCGGCGGCGCCCGACAAAACTGGTCAACTCGTACGGCAGGTTACCCACCCTGCGTTTGCTAGCCGTAGGCATCTCGAGGCCACCGTGCCGAGTGTCCGGTGAAGGGAGAACGACCCGCTATGGCCGCACTCGCGGATCGAGTACCCGAACGCAGATGCTGACGAGGGCTCGGACCACCATCGCGACTTGACGGATCGTCCAACTCCGACGCCGAGTGTCGAGAGCCGAGTGAATGGCCAGCGGTCGGCAGCTGGTCGGTGGCACTGGTGTAGCGGTCATCGGCGGAGGGGCGCAGTGACAGGCTCGCCTCGACGGCTTCGGGGCCGGTCTGTAGCCGTCGCTGCAGCAGTTCGCCGCACTCGGGGTTACCGGTGGACATCGGAGCGTTCGGCGTCTCGGTGGTGGGCGTTCGAAACGGGGTAGGTTTCTGCGAGTTGGTCACTGCATGTTGGATCGCATTCCAAGTCGTGGACGCTTTGCCAGAGCTTTTGGAGGAATCTCTGCCGAGACATTCCAAATGTCTGGAATATTTCGCCGGAAGGGGCTCCGCCGAAGGGAATCCAGATCTGGGCGAAGCGAAAGATCTCCTGCGCCTCACTCTGACGGTGTCGTCCCTTAGCCCTTCTCTGCCTGAGCTTGTGATAACGAGTCGATCGATAGGGGCGCGTCTGATCGTCAACCAGCGAGTTCCGGTCCACCCCAGTGGGGGATGAGGGTTGTTTCTGTGAGGGTCCAGCTGTATTCATGGCAATTCCAGGGCTGATGGAGGTTTGAGATCAGTGAACTCTTGGGTGGTTAGGAGATCTGTCGGGGATCTCGATCCTCTGAGGCGGAACTAGTGCGAGGCTATGTCGATGAGTACTTTGCCGATGGTGCCTCGTTCGACTGCGACATGAGCTTCCGCCGTCCGGTCGAGGTCATAGCGTTCGAGCGGTAAGCCGTGTTCGGTACCGACCTTCATTGCGCCGTCAGCGACGGCAGCGTTCACGCTGGCCACGGCGAGTTCCTTCTGGTCGGGTCTCGTCGTATAGGTGTAGGTGAAGCTGATGTGCACGTTCTTGACGAGAAGCCCAAGTGAGGGTGTCCGCAGTGTTTCGCCGTTGACGAATGTGTAGACGCTGATGGTCCCGTTCGGTGCGATCACGCTGACATCAACCTCGAGATTGGCTGCCAGATCGACTTCGACTATTCGTTGCACGCCGTTGGGTGCCAGCGCGGCGATGCGTGAGGCGACGTCCTCTGTGCGGTAGTTGATGATGTGGTGAGCGCCTGCGTTGCGGGCAAGCTGCGCTTTTTCCGCATTGCTCACGGTCGTGATGACGGTTGCGCCTGCCCACACGGCCAGTTGAATTGCGGCGTGCCCGACGGCTCCCGCTCCGCCGTGCACCAGCACACTGCTGGCTGTGAGTGCGCCCGGATGGAGTCGGCTGGGGCCACTCTCCGCGGAAGTGAGCGTGCGGTACGCGGTCAACGCGGGGATACCGAGCGACGCACCAACGTCGAAGCTGGCGGTCTCCGGAAGTGCTACTGCGTGGCGGGCGGGAATGACCACGTACTCCTGTGCCGTGCCTGATGCCCGGCCATAGGCCACATCCCACAGCCACACTCGTTGCCCAACAAAGAATCCGTTGACGTCGTCGGCGAGTGCGTCAATGACTCCGGCTCCGTCCTGGTTCGGTACCTGCTCGTCGAATTTCATGCCTGACGACTGGCCGGATCGGCTGCGCCAATCTGTCGGGTTGACCCCTGACACGACGAGGCGGACGCGGACATGGCCGGCCGGTATCTGCGGCATCGCCTTCTCTACCAGCTGCAGAACCTCGGGGCCGCCTGTCCGTGTGTAGATGACAGCTTTCATCCTTGTGCTCCTCGAGTCGATAACGATCAATAACGTGGGAGTGCGATGCGGGCGTCGGACACCCGCTCCCGGTGTGCCTGCCTCGGGGAAGCCCGGCCGACTCCGGGCCACCGTTCAGCCAACCTCTACCTTGCGGTTCGTCGTCGGCCGGACATCGGTCGCCGTAGTAGCGGCGGGTGGACTGTGATGCTTACGCAATTCGAAGTTGGCTATTGCGCGCTTGTGCACCTCGTCCGGACCGTCCGCGAGGCGCAGGATGCGTAGGTGCGCGTAGGCCATGGCCAACGGGAAGTCGTCGGTAACGCCTCCTCCGCCGTGCACCTGGATGGCACGGTCGACGATCTTCAGGGCGATCTGAGGTGCGGCTACCTTGATTGCCGCGATCTCGGTGCGAGCTGCCTTGTTTCCGACGGTGTCCATGAGGTGCGCGGCCTTGAGCGTGAGCAACCGGATCATCTCGATGTCGATGCGTGCCTCCGCGATCCAGTCCTGAACGTTGCTACGTTCGCTCAGTGGTTGCCCGAAGGTGGTTCGGGATTGGCCACGGGTGCACATCAACTCGAGTGCACGCTCGGCCATACCGATCGACCGCATGCAGTGGTGGATGCGTCCAGGTCCGAGCCGTGCCTGACTGATCGCGAAGCCCTCGCCCTCACCCTTGAGGACGTCTTTCGAGGGAACTCGCACATCCTTGAAGTCGATCTCGGCATGTCCTTCCCGATCCTGATAGCCGAAGACGGGGAGTCCGCGGAGGAT
The sequence above is drawn from the Rhodococcus jostii RHA1 genome and encodes:
- a CDS encoding ANTAR domain-containing protein; amino-acid sequence: MPEPDSITSQAGLGVHRARDGRETLSVAEGILIALLRCSQTDAFDELLRVANRHHLSVLTVAHALVDLAIDAHPPLGSPERHPNAPGALAEWESRLAHWPESSR
- a CDS encoding histidine phosphatase family protein, with translation MFVLLRHAHAIGKQSWHGPDAHRPLSALGQEQAAGLVETLTGVELRVLYCSPTTRCLDTLAPLAAAHGLVIHEHPLLTPDAAADDLFAALDTVDLDGTLWCTHGETLTALAACTRTDGTRAFPIGDTAKGGAWLLNAHNPPRYIDPDPPQ
- a CDS encoding LuxR C-terminal-related transcriptional regulator, producing the protein MSVEQILQKLPDPYSLLSVGTTGAPARQQTLRRSIDWTRDLCSAEERALWARLSVFEESFDLDAAEGICAGNLAADEVLDLIASLIDKSILSREDHGATARYRLLGTLRDYGREQLQDDTEYQSLRRLHRDWYARLVNQANSEWISRHQVDWIARLEAEQPNLRAALEHCGTGQDGAERDTGLRIAVALYPFWCAQGMLGEGRQWFTRMLDGAHGHPSADRIEGLYAAGVLAALQGDLLAARALIDDGMKRSAHAADEHVGLLDFYAAGCHAILRGHFSQAQMFFDKAVSVSRNHEAPLKQVWAWLGLALASGLSGDIARVQLCLRGISEIGDTRGTETYRGWILWIAALTTFQHGDLARADSMVKDCLRSASQVNDRLGVAGCLEISAWISGRKRDARRAAVLLGAARVVGGACIVSPQLLPDHARCEQQARRALGDRAFEAAYSNGSDTCFADAVAFALGETQTTNQGLACSDTTLTRRERQVAYLVSKGMTNRAIASELVISQRTAQGHVEHILTKLGFNSRSQIAAWIVEQQYQSAAPNQTLPTRRTGVGPGEQRAS
- a CDS encoding IS256-like element ISRjo4 family transposase, whose protein sequence is MLTVVHDDDRSNDDVGRSMLDEIVRDGARQMLAAALQAEVAAYIEQFADQVDENGRRLVVRNGYHHERDVLTAAGAVTVKVPRVNDKRVDPDTGERQRFSSAILPAWVRKSPQMNEVLPLLYLHGLSTSDFGPALEQFLGSGAGLSAASITRLTSQWQDEAKAFQDRDLSGTDFVYLWVDGIHLKVRLEQEKLCLLVMIGVRADGRKELVALTDGYRESTESWADLLRSCRRRGMTAPVLAVGDGALGFWRALREVFPETREQRCWFHKQANVLAALPKSAHPGALAAMKEIYNAEDIDKAQVAIKAFELDYGAKYPKAVKKITDDMDVLLEFYKYPAEHWVHLRTTNPIESTFATVRLRTKVTKGPGSRAAGLAMAYKLIDAAQARWRAVNAPHLVALVRAGAVFHTGKLLERPTAISPNAGAVEPASTGAEVA
- a CDS encoding ATP-binding protein — translated: MGNLPYELTSFVGRRRELAETKRLLSVTRLVTITGAGGIGKTRLACRVASEVLRTFDDGVWLVDLSEIPDGSSLVAAVSDIVGKPAEYNEHTAPKLAEHLAPKTALLILDCCDQFIASTAALCAFLLRSCPGLRILTTTRQALGIGGEAVFRVPPMTVPSEDLQHPVHSTSRCEAITLFTERAATIVPEFGLTDANHVAVSAICREILSIPVDEGVSGNLRSGACGLDRPGVGADGGGSLK
- a CDS encoding NADPH:quinone reductase, with translation MKAVIYTRTGGPEVLQLVEKAMPQIPAGHVRVRLVVSGVNPTDWRSRSGQSSGMKFDEQVPNQDGAGVIDALADDVNGFFVGQRVWLWDVAYGRASGTAQEYVVIPARHAVALPETASFDVGASLGIPALTAYRTLTSAESGPSRLHPGALTASSVLVHGGAGAVGHAAIQLAVWAGATVITTVSNAEKAQLARNAGAHHIINYRTEDVASRIAALAPNGVQRIVEVDLAANLEVDVSVIAPNGTISVYTFVNGETLRTPSLGLLVKNVHISFTYTYTTRPDQKELAVASVNAAVADGAMKVGTEHGLPLERYDLDRTAEAHVAVERGTIGKVLIDIASH
- a CDS encoding acyl-CoA dehydrogenase family protein — its product is MSLFEFSDRTKKYQSNLLEFMDSHIYPAETIYDLQMRESGDPHFQPPILEELKAEARARGLWNLFHPHSGSGPGLSNLEYAPLAEIMGRSHLASEACNCNAPDTGNIEVLELFGTDEHREKYLKPLLDGTMASAFAMTEPAVASSDATNIELTMERDDDEYVLNGRKWFASNALHKNCKVMIVMGKTDPTAARHRQQSMMVVPIDAPGVTILRGLPVFGYQDREGHAEIDFKDVRVPSKDVLKGEGEGFAISQARLGPGRIHHCMRSIGMAERALELMCTRGQSRTTFGQPLSERSNVQDWIAEARIDIEMIRLLTLKAAHLMDTVGNKAARTEIAAIKVAAPQIALKIVDRAIQVHGGGGVTDDFPLAMAYAHLRILRLADGPDEVHKRAIANFELRKHHSPPAATTATDVRPTTNRKVEVG